A stretch of Lathyrus oleraceus cultivar Zhongwan6 chromosome 6, CAAS_Psat_ZW6_1.0, whole genome shotgun sequence DNA encodes these proteins:
- the LOC127093359 gene encoding trihelix transcription factor PTL: protein MEDHHNNHAHHQQQYNGMSTDLRQLVNGPRPTHFTSIPSSDEFFTGHRNLTALLTTPHQNDQQHHYEMMMLARGVNVLEDFNNITNHVQPPPPPTTATTTTASVSTPETTGCIAGDASTGRWPRQETLTLLEIRSRLDPKFKEANQKGPLWDEVSRIMCEEHGYQRNGKKCREKFENLYKYYKKTKEGKAGRHDGKNYRFFRQLEALYGENSNQTSLPETNFVNNFNFQNPSKTTNQEVFNNNDHSLSLTTNSTDFEIDTSSSDDEKGKRKSSGRRSWKVKIREFIDSQMKKLVDKQEEWLSKLVKTLEDKEKERVLREEEWRTQEAKRVEKEQKFWSKERAWIEARDAALMEALKNIGGREMKVELEGHNHKGINVITEGEIHQSNIENQNEDGSEILNSTVRGTDNNYQRDSLSLQEGNKKRKENFYFNNNEQCSMYNQGSGYIDVNHQREEIVKLQRNVDHGSSPSDSNVGNVANADACFPFLINEGGSLWENFGLKINKTNQNN, encoded by the exons ATGGAAGACCACCATAACAATCATGCTCACCACCAACAACAATACAACGGCATGTCAACTGATCTAAGACAACTAGTTAACGGACCAAGGCCAACCCATTTCACTTCAATACCATCCTCCGACGAGTTTTTCACCGGTCACCGGAATCTCACAGCTTTATTAACCACACCACATCAAAACGACCAACAACATCACTACGAGATGATGATGTTGGCTCGTGGTGTTAATGTTCTTGAAGACTTCAATAACATCACCAATCATGTTCAACCACCTCCTCCTCCAACAACAGCCACAACCACCACCGCTAGTGTTTCCACTCCTGAAACCACCGGATGCATCGCCGGAGACGCTTCCACCGGAAGATGGCCCAGACAAGAAACTCTTACTCTTCTCGAAATCAGATCTCGTCTTGACCCTAAATTTAAAGAAGCTAATCAAAAGGGTCCCTTATGGGATGAAGTTTCTAG GATAATGTGCGAAGAACATGGATATCAAAGGAATGGAAAAAAGTGCAGGGAGAAATTTGAGAATCTATACAAATATTACAAGAAGACAAAAGAAGGTAAAGCAGGAAGGCATGATGGTAAGAATTACAGATTCTTTCGTCAACTTGAAGCTTTATACGGTGAAAACAGTAACCAAACTTCTCTACCAGAAACCAATTTTGTCAACAACTTCAATTTTCAAAACCCTTCAAAAACTACAAACCAAGAGGTTTTTAATAATAATGATCATAGCTTGAGTCTCACTACTAACTCAACTGACTTTGAGATCGATACTTCGTCGTCGGATGATGAGAAGGGAAAGAGGAAGAGTAGTGGAAGGAGGAGTTGGAAGGTGAAGATAAGAGAGTTCATTGATTCACAAATGAAGAAGCTTGTGGATAAGCAAGAGGAGTGGTTGAGTAAACTTGTGAAGACACTTGAGGATAAGGAAAAGGAGAGGGTTTTGAGAGAGGAAGAGTGGAGGACACAAGAAGCGAAAAGGGTAGAAAAGGAACAAAAGTTTTGGAGTAAAGAGAGAGCATGGATTGAAGCAAGGGATGCTGCTTTAATGGAAGCTTTGAAGAATATAGGTGGAAGAGAAATGAAAGTTGAACTTGAAGGTCATAATCATAAGGGTATAAATGTAATAACAGAGGGTGAGATTCATCAAAGCAACATTGAAAACCAAAATGAAGATGGGAGTGAAATATTGAATAGTACTGTGAGAGGTACTGATAATAACTATCAAAGGGATTCTTTATCTTTACAAGAAGGAAACAAGAAGAGAAAGGAGAATTTTTACTTCAACAATAATGAACAATGTTCTATGTACAATCAAGGTAGTGGTTATATTGATGTTAATCATCAAAGAGAGGAGATTGTGAAGCTACAAAGGAATGTTGATCATGGTTCTTCACCTTCCGATTCTAATGTCGGTAATGTTGCTAATGCCGATGCTTGCTTTCCCTTCTTGATTAATGAAGGTGGAAGTTTGTGGGAGAATTTCGGCTTGAAGATCAATAAAACAAACCAAAACAACTGA